A single region of the Lycium barbarum isolate Lr01 chromosome 2, ASM1917538v2, whole genome shotgun sequence genome encodes:
- the LOC132621295 gene encoding GDSL esterase/lipase At5g03980-like, producing MAGSTTLDKSFFDQINISIQSFNPILSFQIEWFRNHLYSTCRNPSRCAKKLRNALVSVGAFGGNNYFTAFSRGKSIEEAKTFVPFTVNAIVEGIKEIVKLGVKRIVVSGVSPFGCLPSLLTSYPSFNPKAYNDFGCLREYNKFASFHNDYLRDTLSLVSRQFSNVVILYADYYGAFLSVFRSAYYLGIDRESLLKACCGIGGKYNFDGKKTCGSPESSVCSDPSCFMNWDGVHLTQSAYCHILEVLIADILSNIDCIW from the coding sequence ATGGCAGGAAGTACGACCCTTGACAAGTCATTCTTCGATCAAATAAACATTAGTATCCAATCATTTAACCCTATCCTAAGTTTTCAAATCGAGTGGTTCAGAAATCACCTTTATTCTACATGTAGAAATCCATCAAGGTGTGCTAAGAAGCTTCGAAATGCACTCGTTAGTGTTGGTGCTTTTGGTGGGAATAATTATTTCACTGCCTTCTCTCGTGGAAAATCCATTGAAGAGGCTAAAACATTTGTCCCATTTACTGTCAATGCCATCGTTGAAGGGATCAAAGAAATTGTTAAGTTAGGGGTGAAGCGGATAGTTGTCTCAGGAGTCTCCCCATTTGGCTGCTTGCCATCACTACTGACTTCATACCCGAGCTTCAATCCCAAGGCTTACAACGACTTTGGATGTTTGAGAGAGTATAATAAGTTTGCATCATTTCACAATGACTATCTTCGAGATACACTATCGTTGGTCAGTCGTCAGTTCTCAAATGTTGTCATCCTCTATGCGGACTATTACGGAGCTTTTCTGTCTGTTTTTCGAAGTGCATATTATCTTGGAATAGATCGTGAATCATTACTTAAAGCGTGTTGTGGAATTGGAGGAAAATACAACTTTGATGGGAAGAAAACATGTGGATCGCCGGAGAGTTCAGTTTGCTCTGACCCTTCATGTTTCATGAATTGGGACGGTGTACATCTAACCCAAAGTGCATATTGTCATATTTTGGAGGTTCTCATCGCTGATATCTTATCGAACATTGATTGTATATGGTGA